Proteins from a genomic interval of Rattus norvegicus strain BN/NHsdMcwi chromosome 2, GRCr8, whole genome shotgun sequence:
- the Rpl12-ps2 gene encoding large ribosomal subunit protein uL11-like, translating into MTVKLTIQNRQAQIEVMPSASALIIKALKEPPRDRKKQKNIKHSANITFDEIVNIARQMRHRSLARELSGTIKEILGTAQSVGCNVDGRHPHDIIDDINSGAVECPAS; encoded by the coding sequence ATGACAGTGAAACTGACCATCCAGAACAGACAGGCCCAGATTGAGGTGatgccctctgcctctgccctgatCATCAAAGCCCTCAAGGAGCCaccaagagacaggaagaagcagaaaaacaTTAAACACAGTGCAAACATCACTTTTGATGAGATTGTCAACATTGCCCGGCAGATGAGACACCGGTCTTTGGCCAGAGAACTTTCTGGAACTATCAAGGAGATCCTGGGTACTGCACAGTCTGTGGGCTGCAATGTGGACGGCCGCCACCCTCATGACATCATAGATGACATCAACAGCGGTGCGGTGGAGTGCCCAGCTAGTTAA